Within the Staphylococcus argenteus genome, the region TAAAATTACATACCAAAGGAGTGAGACCATGACAATATTATCAGTTCAACATTTGTCAAAAACGTATGGTAAAAAGCATACATTTCAAGCACTAAAAGACATAAATTTTGATATAGAAAAAGGTGAATTCGTTGCAATAATGGGTCCTTCTGGCTCAGGTAAAACTACTTTGTTAAATGTACTGAGTTCAATTGACCAAGTTTCTGAAGGCAGTGTTATTGCTAATGGACAAGAACTTAATAAACTTAATCAAAAAGCGCTTGCCAAGTTCCGTAAAGAATCATTAGGATTCATTTTTCAAGATTATAGTATTTTACCGACATTAACTGTTAAGGAAAATATAATGTTGCCTTTGTCTGTTCAAAAAATGTCGAAAACAACAATGGAAGAAAATTATAAAACAATCACAACAGCATTAGGTATTTATGACCTGGGAAATAAATACCCAAGTGAATTGTCTGGTGGCCAACAACAAAGAACGGCCGCTGCAAGAGCGTTTGTTCACAAACCACAAATCATATTTGCAGATGAGCCAACAGGCGCACTCGACTCGAAAAGTGCCAACGATTTATTACAACGTTTAGAAGATATGAACAAGTCTTTTGATACAACGATTATTATGGTTACACACGATCCCGTAGCAGCAAGTTTTGCAGAGCGTGTCATTATGCTAAAAGATGGACAAATTCATTCACAACTTTATCA harbors:
- the vraD gene encoding peptide resistance ABC transporter ATP-binding subunit VraD, which produces MTILSVQHLSKTYGKKHTFQALKDINFDIEKGEFVAIMGPSGSGKTTLLNVLSSIDQVSEGSVIANGQELNKLNQKALAKFRKESLGFIFQDYSILPTLTVKENIMLPLSVQKMSKTTMEENYKTITTALGIYDLGNKYPSELSGGQQQRTAAARAFVHKPQIIFADEPTGALDSKSANDLLQRLEDMNKSFDTTIIMVTHDPVAASFAERVIMLKDGQIHSQLYQEGRSKQAFYEDIVHLQSVLGGVSNDI